In one window of Pseudomonas benzenivorans DNA:
- a CDS encoding PQQ-dependent methanol/ethanol family dehydrogenase codes for MKHTGLRQPFLLSALCAAMLMPSAAAWAVTDQEILDDVKTTDQVVTNGLGLQGQRYSPLSILNSDNVKDLRPVWTLSFGGEKQRGQQAQPLIKDGVMYVTASYSRVFAVDARTGKELWQYDARLPDDIRPCCDVINRGVALYGDLVIFGTLDAKLVALNKDTGKVVWRKSVADHRAGYSITAAPLVVGGKLITGVSGGEFGVVGKIEAYDPKNGELLWTRPTVEGHMGYVYKDGKKIENGISGGEAGKTWPGDLWKTGGAAPWLGGYYDPETNLLLFGTGNPAPWNSHLRPGDNLYSSSRLALNPDDGSIQWHFQTTPHDGWDFDGVNELVSFNYQEGGKTIKAAATADRNGFFYVLDRTNGKFIRGFPFVDTITWAKGLDQNGRPIYIDDNRPGSPAAAEKGKSVFAAPAFLGAKNWMPMAYSQDTGLFYVPSNEWGMDIWNEDIAYKKGAAYLGAGFTIKPLNEDYIGVLRAIDPKTGKEVWRQKNYAPLWGGVLTTKGNLVFTGNPEGFLQAFNAKTGEKVWEFQTGSGVLGSPVTWEMDGEQYVSVLSGWGGAVPLWGGEVAKRVKNFNQGGMLWTFKLPKDLVAKR; via the coding sequence ATGAAACACACCGGTCTTCGCCAGCCCTTCCTGCTCAGTGCACTCTGTGCCGCCATGCTCATGCCCAGCGCCGCGGCCTGGGCGGTCACCGACCAGGAGATCCTGGACGACGTGAAAACCACCGACCAGGTCGTCACCAACGGCCTGGGCCTGCAGGGCCAGCGCTACAGCCCGCTGAGCATCCTCAACAGCGACAACGTCAAGGACCTGCGCCCGGTCTGGACCCTGTCCTTCGGCGGCGAGAAGCAGCGCGGCCAGCAGGCCCAGCCGCTGATCAAGGACGGCGTGATGTACGTCACCGCCTCCTACTCGCGGGTGTTCGCGGTCGATGCGCGCACCGGCAAGGAGCTGTGGCAGTACGACGCGCGCCTGCCCGACGACATCCGTCCGTGCTGCGACGTGATCAACCGCGGCGTGGCGCTGTACGGCGACCTGGTGATCTTCGGCACCCTGGACGCCAAGCTGGTGGCCCTGAACAAGGACACCGGCAAGGTGGTGTGGCGCAAGAGCGTCGCCGACCACCGCGCCGGCTACTCGATCACCGCGGCGCCGCTGGTGGTGGGCGGCAAGCTGATCACCGGGGTGTCCGGCGGCGAGTTCGGCGTGGTCGGCAAGATCGAGGCCTACGACCCGAAGAACGGCGAGCTGCTGTGGACCCGGCCGACCGTGGAAGGCCACATGGGCTACGTCTACAAGGACGGCAAGAAGATCGAGAACGGCATCAGCGGCGGCGAGGCCGGCAAGACCTGGCCCGGCGACCTGTGGAAGACCGGCGGCGCGGCGCCCTGGCTGGGCGGCTACTACGACCCGGAAACCAACCTGCTGCTGTTCGGCACCGGCAACCCGGCGCCCTGGAACTCGCACCTGCGCCCCGGCGACAACCTCTATTCCTCTTCGCGCCTGGCCCTGAACCCGGACGACGGCAGCATCCAGTGGCACTTCCAGACCACCCCGCACGACGGCTGGGACTTCGACGGCGTCAACGAGCTGGTCTCGTTCAACTACCAGGAAGGCGGCAAGACCATCAAGGCCGCGGCCACCGCCGACCGCAACGGCTTCTTCTACGTGCTCGACCGCACCAACGGCAAGTTCATCCGCGGCTTCCCCTTCGTCGACACCATCACCTGGGCCAAGGGCCTGGACCAGAACGGCCGGCCGATCTACATCGACGACAACCGTCCGGGTTCGCCGGCGGCGGCGGAGAAGGGCAAGAGCGTGTTCGCCGCGCCGGCCTTCCTCGGCGCCAAGAACTGGATGCCCATGGCCTACAGCCAGGACACCGGCCTGTTCTACGTGCCGTCCAACGAGTGGGGCATGGACATCTGGAACGAGGACATCGCCTACAAGAAGGGCGCGGCCTACCTCGGCGCCGGCTTCACCATCAAGCCGCTGAACGAGGACTACATCGGCGTGCTGCGCGCCATCGACCCGAAGACCGGCAAGGAAGTCTGGCGGCAGAAGAACTACGCGCCGCTGTGGGGCGGGGTGCTGACCACCAAGGGCAACCTGGTGTTCACCGGCAATCCCGAGGGCTTCCTGCAGGCCTTCAACGCCAAGACCGGCGAGAAGGTCTGGGAATTTCAGACCGGTTCCGGCGTGCTCGGCTCCCCGGTCACCTGGGAGATGGATGGCGAGCAGTATGTCTCGGTGCTGTCCGGCTGGGGTGGCGCGGTGCCGCTGTGGGGCGGCGAGGTGGCCAAGCGGGTGAAGAACTTCAACCAGGGCGGCATGCTCTGGACCTTCAAGCTGCCGAAGGACCTGGTCGCCAAGCGCTGA
- the exaC gene encoding acetaldehyde dehydrogenase ExaC produces MIYAKPGTPGSVVSLKSQYGNYIGGEFVAPVKGQYFTNTSPVDGSLIGEFPRSDAADIELALDAAHGAADAWGKTSVTNRANILLKIADRIEANLELLAVAETWDNGKAVRETLNADVPLAADHFRYYAGCIRAQEGSAAEIDEHTAAYHFHEPLGVVGQVIPWNFPLLMAAWKLAPALAAGNAIVLKPAEQTPLSITVLMELIGDLLPPGVLNVVQGFGREAGEALATSKRIAKIAFTGSTPVGSHILKCAAENIIPSTVELGGKSPNIFFEDIMQAEPAFIEKAAEGLVLAFFNQGEVCTCPSRALVQESIYPAFMAEVMKKIKQIKRGNPLDTETMVGAQASEQQYDKILSYLEIAQQEGAELLTGGAAEALDGDLASGYYIQPTLLKGTNQMRVFQEEIFGPVVGVTTFKDEAEALAIANDTEFGLGAGVWTRDINRAYRMGRGIKAGRVWTNCYHLYPAHAAFGGYKKSGVGRETHKMMLDHYQQTKNLLISYDINPLGFF; encoded by the coding sequence ATGATCTACGCCAAACCCGGTACCCCAGGCTCAGTCGTTTCCCTCAAGTCCCAGTACGGCAACTACATCGGTGGCGAGTTCGTCGCCCCGGTCAAGGGCCAGTATTTCACCAACACCAGCCCGGTGGACGGTTCGCTGATCGGCGAGTTCCCGCGCTCGGATGCCGCCGACATCGAGCTGGCCCTGGATGCCGCCCACGGCGCCGCCGACGCCTGGGGCAAGACCTCGGTGACCAACCGCGCGAACATCCTGCTGAAGATCGCCGACCGCATCGAGGCCAACCTCGAGCTGCTGGCCGTGGCCGAGACCTGGGACAACGGCAAGGCCGTGCGCGAGACCCTCAACGCCGACGTGCCGCTGGCCGCCGACCACTTCCGCTACTACGCCGGCTGCATCCGCGCCCAGGAAGGCAGCGCCGCGGAGATCGACGAACACACCGCCGCCTACCACTTCCACGAGCCCCTGGGCGTGGTCGGCCAGGTCATCCCGTGGAACTTCCCGCTGCTGATGGCCGCCTGGAAGCTGGCCCCGGCCCTGGCCGCCGGCAACGCCATCGTGCTCAAGCCGGCCGAGCAGACCCCGCTGTCGATCACCGTGCTGATGGAGCTGATCGGCGACCTGCTGCCGCCGGGCGTGCTCAACGTGGTCCAGGGCTTCGGCCGCGAGGCCGGCGAGGCCCTGGCCACCAGCAAGCGCATCGCCAAGATCGCCTTCACCGGCTCCACCCCGGTGGGCTCGCACATCCTCAAGTGCGCCGCCGAGAACATCATTCCGAGCACAGTCGAGCTGGGCGGCAAATCGCCGAACATCTTCTTCGAGGACATCATGCAGGCCGAGCCGGCCTTCATCGAGAAGGCCGCCGAAGGGCTGGTGCTGGCCTTCTTCAACCAGGGCGAGGTGTGCACCTGCCCGTCCCGCGCCCTGGTGCAGGAATCCATCTACCCGGCGTTCATGGCCGAGGTGATGAAGAAGATCAAGCAGATCAAGCGCGGCAACCCGCTGGACACCGAGACCATGGTCGGCGCCCAGGCCTCCGAGCAGCAGTACGACAAGATCCTCAGCTACCTGGAGATCGCCCAGCAGGAGGGCGCCGAGCTGCTCACCGGCGGCGCGGCCGAGGCCCTGGACGGCGACCTGGCCAGCGGCTATTACATCCAGCCGACCCTGCTCAAGGGTACCAACCAGATGCGCGTGTTCCAGGAGGAGATCTTCGGCCCGGTGGTCGGGGTGACCACCTTCAAGGACGAGGCCGAGGCCCTGGCCATCGCCAACGACACCGAGTTCGGCCTCGGCGCCGGGGTCTGGACCCGCGACATCAACCGCGCCTACCGTATGGGCCGCGGCATCAAGGCCGGTCGCGTGTGGACCAACTGCTATCACCTGTACCCGGCGCATGCCGCCTTCGGCGGCTACAAGAAGTCCGGCGTCGGCCGCGAGACCCACAAGATGATGCTCGACCACTACCAGCAGACCAAGAACCTGCTGATCAGCTACGACATCAACCCGCTGGGCTTCTTCTGA
- the pqqB gene encoding pyrroloquinoline quinone biosynthesis protein PqqB, giving the protein MHIQVLGSAAGGGFPQWNCNCRNCRGVRSGSLRAQPRSQSSIALSDNGQDWILCNASPDIRAQLEAFPALQPARALRDTAIGAIILLDSQIDHCTGLLSLREGCPHQVWCTEMVHQDLSSGFPLFNMLAHWNGGLQHQLIALDGAPFAIPTCPDLAISAIPLRSSAPPYSPHRGNPHPGDNIGLFVEDRRSGGTLFYAPGLGQVDEALLAWMRRADCLLVDGTLWRDDEMRQCEVGDKLGSEMGHLCQSGPGGMIEVLDGLPAAQKILIHINNTNPILDLDSPERAELGAHGIEVAWDGMSIQL; this is encoded by the coding sequence ATGCATATCCAGGTTCTCGGTTCCGCCGCCGGCGGCGGCTTTCCCCAGTGGAACTGCAACTGCCGCAACTGCCGCGGGGTGCGCAGCGGCAGCCTGCGCGCGCAGCCGCGCAGCCAGTCCTCGATCGCCCTGAGCGACAATGGCCAGGACTGGATACTGTGCAACGCCTCGCCGGACATCCGCGCCCAGCTCGAAGCCTTCCCGGCCCTGCAGCCGGCCCGCGCCCTGCGCGACACGGCGATCGGCGCGATCATCCTGCTCGACAGCCAGATCGACCACTGCACCGGCCTCTTGAGCCTGCGCGAGGGCTGCCCGCACCAGGTCTGGTGCACCGAGATGGTCCATCAGGACTTGAGCAGCGGCTTTCCCCTGTTCAACATGCTCGCCCACTGGAACGGCGGCCTGCAGCACCAGCTGATCGCGCTGGACGGCGCGCCGTTCGCCATCCCGACCTGCCCGGACCTGGCCATCAGCGCCATTCCCCTGCGCAGCAGCGCGCCGCCTTACTCGCCGCACCGCGGCAACCCCCATCCCGGCGACAACATCGGCCTGTTCGTCGAGGACCGCCGCAGCGGCGGCACGCTGTTCTACGCCCCGGGCCTGGGCCAGGTGGACGAGGCGCTGCTGGCCTGGATGCGCCGCGCCGACTGCCTGCTGGTCGACGGCACCCTGTGGCGCGACGACGAGATGCGCCAGTGCGAGGTCGGCGACAAGCTTGGCAGCGAGATGGGCCATCTGTGCCAGAGCGGCCCCGGCGGCATGATCGAGGTGCTCGACGGCCTGCCCGCCGCGCAGAAGATCCTCATCCATATCAACAATACCAACCCGATCCTCGACCTCGATTCGCCGGAGCGCGCCGAGCTGGGCGCCCACGGCATCGAGGTGGCGTGGGACGGCATGAGTATCCAACTGTAG
- the pqqD gene encoding pyrroloquinoline quinone biosynthesis peptide chaperone PqqD: MKPMTLEQVPRLRRGFRLQFEPAQGCHVLLYPEGMIKLNDSAGAILGQVDGSHSVAEIIADLRGRFPDVPGIDEDILAFMEVAHAQFWIELH, encoded by the coding sequence ATGAAGCCGATGACCCTCGAACAGGTGCCGCGCCTGCGCCGCGGCTTCCGCCTGCAGTTCGAACCCGCCCAGGGCTGCCACGTGCTGCTCTACCCGGAGGGCATGATCAAGCTCAACGACAGCGCCGGGGCGATCCTCGGCCAGGTCGACGGCAGCCACAGCGTCGCCGAGATCATCGCCGACCTGCGCGGGCGCTTCCCCGACGTGCCGGGGATCGACGAAGACATCCTCGCCTTTATGGAGGTGGCCCATGCCCAGTTCTGGATCGAGCTGCACTGA
- the pqqC gene encoding pyrroloquinoline-quinone synthase PqqC, protein MSQAAMSPVEFEQALRAKGAYYHIHHPFHRAMYEGRASREQIQGWVANRFYYQLCIPLKDAAILANCADRDTRREWLQRILDHDGATGEEGGIEAWLRLAEAVGLTREQVLSQELVLPGVRFAVDAYVNFARRACWQEAASSSLTELFAPQIHQSRLDAWPQHYPWIDAAGYDYFRRRLGQARRDVEHGLRITLAHYRTLEAQQRMLEILQFKLDVLWSMLDAMSMAYELQRPPYHTVTAARVWHRGVAP, encoded by the coding sequence ATGAGCCAAGCCGCCATGAGTCCTGTCGAATTCGAGCAGGCGCTGCGCGCCAAGGGCGCCTACTACCACATCCACCATCCCTTCCACCGGGCGATGTACGAGGGTCGCGCCAGCCGCGAGCAGATCCAGGGCTGGGTGGCCAACCGCTTCTATTACCAGCTGTGCATCCCGCTCAAGGACGCCGCCATTCTGGCCAACTGCGCGGACCGCGACACCCGCCGCGAGTGGCTGCAGCGCATCCTCGACCACGACGGCGCCACGGGCGAGGAGGGCGGCATCGAGGCCTGGCTGCGCCTGGCCGAGGCGGTGGGCCTGACGCGCGAGCAGGTGTTGTCCCAGGAGCTGGTGCTGCCGGGGGTGCGCTTCGCCGTCGACGCCTATGTCAACTTCGCCCGCCGCGCCTGCTGGCAGGAGGCGGCCAGCAGCTCGCTGACCGAGCTGTTCGCCCCGCAGATCCACCAGTCGCGCCTGGACGCCTGGCCGCAGCACTACCCCTGGATCGATGCGGCCGGCTACGACTACTTCCGCCGGCGCCTGGGCCAGGCGCGCCGCGACGTCGAGCACGGCCTGCGCATCACCCTGGCCCACTACCGCACCCTGGAGGCCCAGCAGCGCATGCTGGAGATCCTGCAGTTCAAGCTGGACGTGCTGTGGAGCATGCTCGATGCCATGAGCATGGCCTACGAGCTGCAGCGCCCGCCCTACCACACGGTGACCGCCGCACGGGTCTGGCACCGGGGAGTCGCCCCATGA
- a CDS encoding S9 family peptidase produces MSGQRVAPFGFWDSAWSSDQAAAAGRDFAELRAGLGGLVWLQYDPADGRSTLWYWTSAALRCLTPADLSVRSRVYEYGGGAFCLTEQGVAFVGEADQQLYYQPLDAAPERLSNRPHCRYGDLHYDARGSALLAVEEAREAGQVLHRLVAIALADGARRVLVEGRDFYAAPTLSADGRRLAWIEWDRPRQPWLATRLCVAERSADGSWRPPRVVAGQGNDESLQQPAFDDRGRLLVLGDRHGYWQPWRETAEGRLAPLPCAAADHAAAPWQLGACTYLALAGEGLLLSWFEDGCACLVERAADGRGERRLAPDYSRFRQLTADTTHFYLIAAAPTRCSAVLAIERASGQCRVLAGGAAPLAQSEVSRPRPLSFTSGGEACHAFFYPPHNGACHGPDGEQPPLLVFLHGGPTSACYPAFDPRIQFWTQRGFAVADLNYRGSSGYGRAYRMALHERWGELEVVDAGALLEHLAGLGLIDPARAFIRGASAGGYTALCALAGGLTFRGGASLYGVSDPLALRRVTHKFEADYLDWLIGDPQRDARRYAARTPLLHADKIEAPVIFFQGGQDAVVLPSQTETMVEALRGRGLAVDYHFYPEEGHGFRQARNQAHALEQEWRFYQRLLG; encoded by the coding sequence ATGAGTGGTCAACGCGTCGCGCCCTTCGGCTTCTGGGACAGCGCCTGGTCCAGCGACCAGGCGGCCGCGGCCGGCCGCGACTTCGCCGAGCTGCGCGCGGGGCTGGGCGGCCTGGTGTGGCTGCAATACGACCCGGCCGACGGCCGTTCGACCCTCTGGTACTGGACGTCCGCCGCCCTGCGCTGCCTGACCCCGGCCGACCTGTCGGTGCGCAGCCGGGTCTACGAGTACGGCGGCGGCGCCTTCTGCCTCACCGAGCAGGGCGTCGCCTTCGTCGGCGAGGCCGATCAGCAGCTCTATTACCAGCCGCTGGATGCCGCGCCCGAGCGGCTGAGCAATCGTCCCCATTGCCGCTACGGCGACCTGCACTACGACGCCCGGGGCAGCGCCTTGCTGGCGGTGGAGGAGGCGCGCGAAGCCGGGCAGGTGCTGCACCGGCTGGTCGCCATCGCCCTGGCCGACGGCGCGCGGCGGGTGCTGGTCGAGGGCCGCGACTTCTATGCCGCGCCGACCCTCAGCGCCGATGGCCGGCGCCTGGCCTGGATCGAGTGGGACCGGCCGCGCCAGCCCTGGCTGGCGACCCGCCTGTGCGTCGCCGAGCGGTCCGCGGACGGCAGCTGGCGGCCGCCCCGGGTCGTGGCCGGGCAGGGCAACGACGAGTCCCTGCAGCAGCCGGCGTTCGACGACCGGGGCCGGCTGCTGGTGCTCGGCGACCGCCACGGCTACTGGCAGCCCTGGCGGGAAACGGCCGAGGGCCGGCTGGCGCCGCTGCCCTGCGCCGCCGCCGACCACGCCGCCGCGCCTTGGCAGCTGGGCGCCTGCACCTACCTGGCGCTGGCCGGCGAAGGCCTGTTGCTGAGCTGGTTCGAGGACGGCTGCGCCTGCCTGGTCGAGCGTGCCGCCGACGGACGGGGCGAGCGCCGGCTGGCGCCGGACTACAGCCGCTTCCGCCAACTGACCGCCGACACCACGCACTTCTACCTGATCGCCGCCGCGCCGACCCGATGCAGCGCGGTGCTGGCGATCGAACGGGCCAGCGGCCAGTGCCGGGTGCTGGCCGGCGGTGCGGCGCCCCTGGCGCAGAGCGAGGTCTCCCGTCCCCGGCCGCTGTCCTTCACCAGTGGTGGTGAGGCCTGCCACGCCTTCTTCTACCCACCGCACAATGGCGCCTGCCATGGACCGGACGGGGAGCAGCCGCCGTTGCTGGTATTCCTGCATGGCGGGCCGACCTCGGCCTGCTACCCGGCGTTCGACCCGCGCATCCAGTTCTGGACCCAGCGCGGCTTCGCCGTCGCCGACCTCAACTACCGCGGCAGCAGCGGCTATGGCCGCGCCTATCGCATGGCCCTGCACGAGCGCTGGGGCGAGCTGGAGGTGGTCGATGCCGGCGCGCTGCTCGAGCACCTGGCCGGCCTCGGCCTGATCGATCCGGCCCGGGCCTTTATCCGCGGCGCCAGTGCCGGCGGCTACACCGCCCTGTGCGCCCTGGCCGGCGGCCTGACGTTTCGCGGTGGCGCCAGTCTGTACGGGGTCAGCGATCCCCTGGCCCTGCGCCGGGTCACGCACAAGTTCGAGGCCGACTACCTGGACTGGCTGATCGGCGATCCGCAGCGCGATGCCCGGCGCTATGCCGCGCGCACCCCCTTGCTGCATGCCGACAAGATCGAGGCGCCCGTGATCTTCTTCCAGGGCGGCCAGGATGCCGTGGTGCTGCCGAGTCAGACCGAGACCATGGTCGAGGCGTTGCGTGGGCGCGGCCTGGCGGTGGACTACCACTTCTACCCCGAGGAGGGCCACGGTTTTCGCCAGGCGCGCAACCAGGCCCATGCCCTGGAGCAGGAGTGGCGCTTCTACCAGCGCCTGCTCGGTTGA
- the pqqE gene encoding pyrroloquinoline quinone biosynthesis protein PqqE has product MPSSGSSCTDNGSLQGVGEVALQRSDAVGPPLWLLAELTYRCPLQCPYCSNPLDFSRQGAELSTAEWIEVFRQARELGAAQLGFSGGEPLVRQDLAELIKAAREMGYYTNLITSGIGLTEARIASFSEAGLDHIQISFQAADEEVNNLLAGSKKAFAQKLAMARAVKAAGYPMVLNFVTHRHNIDNIERIIELCLELEADFVELATCQFYGWAELNRAGLLPTRAQLERAEGITNQWRAKLAAENHPCKLIFVTPDYYEERPKACMNGWGNLFLDITPDGTALPCHSARQLPVQFPNVREHSIEHIWRDSFGFNRFRGDAWMPEPCRSCDEKAKDFGGCRCQAFMLTGDASNADPVCSKSAHHGIILAAREEAERAPGALQDLQSRNEQASRLICKA; this is encoded by the coding sequence ATGCCCAGTTCTGGATCGAGCTGCACTGATAACGGATCGTTGCAAGGCGTAGGCGAGGTAGCCTTGCAGCGATCCGACGCGGTCGGCCCGCCGCTCTGGCTGCTGGCCGAGCTGACCTACCGCTGCCCGCTGCAGTGCCCCTACTGCTCCAACCCGCTGGATTTCAGCCGGCAGGGCGCGGAGCTCTCCACCGCCGAGTGGATCGAGGTGTTCCGCCAGGCCCGTGAGTTGGGCGCGGCGCAGCTGGGTTTCTCCGGTGGCGAACCCTTGGTGCGCCAGGACCTGGCCGAGCTGATCAAGGCCGCGCGGGAGATGGGCTACTACACCAACCTGATTACCTCGGGCATCGGCTTGACCGAGGCGCGCATCGCCAGTTTCAGCGAGGCCGGACTGGACCATATCCAGATCAGCTTCCAGGCCGCCGACGAGGAGGTCAACAACCTGCTGGCCGGCTCCAAAAAGGCCTTCGCCCAGAAGCTGGCCATGGCCCGGGCGGTCAAGGCGGCCGGTTATCCCATGGTGCTGAACTTCGTCACCCACCGGCACAACATCGACAACATCGAGCGCATCATCGAGCTGTGCCTGGAGCTGGAGGCGGACTTCGTCGAGCTGGCCACCTGCCAGTTCTACGGCTGGGCTGAACTCAATCGTGCCGGCCTGCTGCCGACCCGCGCCCAGCTGGAGCGTGCCGAGGGCATCACCAACCAGTGGCGAGCGAAACTGGCGGCCGAAAACCACCCCTGCAAGCTGATCTTCGTCACCCCGGACTACTACGAGGAACGGCCCAAGGCCTGCATGAACGGCTGGGGCAACCTGTTCCTCGACATCACCCCGGACGGCACCGCGCTGCCGTGCCACAGCGCGCGGCAGTTGCCGGTGCAGTTCCCCAACGTGCGCGAGCACAGCATCGAGCACATCTGGCGCGACTCCTTCGGCTTCAACCGCTTCCGCGGCGACGCCTGGATGCCCGAGCCCTGCCGCAGCTGCGACGAGAAGGCCAAGGACTTCGGCGGCTGCCGCTGCCAGGCCTTCATGCTCACCGGCGACGCCAGCAACGCCGACCCGGTGTGCAGCAAGTCGGCGCACCACGGCATCATCCTCGCCGCGCGGGAGGAGGCCGAGCGGGCGCCCGGGGCGCTGCAGGACCTGCAGTCGCGCAACGAGCAGGCGTCCCGGCTAATCTGCAAGGCATGA
- the pqqA gene encoding pyrroloquinoline quinone precursor peptide PqqA: protein MWTKPAFTDLRIGFEVTMYFANR, encoded by the coding sequence ATGTGGACCAAACCCGCCTTCACCGACCTGCGCATTGGTTTCGAAGTGACGATGTACTTCGCCAATCGCTGA